In the Gossypium raimondii isolate GPD5lz chromosome 9, ASM2569854v1, whole genome shotgun sequence genome, one interval contains:
- the LOC105800514 gene encoding heat shock 70 kDa protein 8, whose protein sequence is MAEPAYTVASDSETTGEEKSSSAFPEIAIGIDIGTSQCSVAVWNGSQVELLKNTRNQKLMRSYVTFKDDIPSGGVSYQLSHEHEMLSGAVIFNMKRLIGRVDTDPVVHSSKSLPFLVQTLDIGVRPFIAALVNNVWRSTTPEEVLAIFLVELRVMAESQLKRPIRNVVLSIPVSFSRFQLTRIERACAMAGLHVLRLMPEPTAVALLYAQQQQQMIHDNMGSGSEKIALIFNMGAGYCDAAVTATAGGVSQIKALAGIATGGEDFLQNMMRHLLPNFDNLFSSRGINEIKSMGLLRVATQDAIHKLSFEESVQIDVDLGNGLRICKQVSREEFEEVNQKIFEKCESLIIQCLHDAKVEADDLTDVIVVGGCSHIPKIKNLVKSVCKRELYKGMNPLEAAVCGTALEGAVASGISDPFGNLDLLTIQATPLGIGIRANGNSFVPIIPRNTTMPARKELVFTTVNDNQTEVLIIVHEGETEKADENHLLGYFKISGIPPAPKGVPEINVCMDINASNVLRVLAGVIMPGSQQPVVPVMEVRMPTVDDGHGWCAEALHRAYGSTLDLMTVQKK, encoded by the coding sequence ATGGCTGAACCAGCGTACACCGTGGCATCTGACAGCGAAACAACAGGGGAGGAGAAATCCTCGTCTGCTTTTCCAGAAATTGCAATTGGAATTGATATTGGAACTTCACAATGCAGCGTTGCGGTCTGGAATGGCTCACAAGTGGAGCTTCTGAAGAATACTAGGAACCAGAAGTTAATGCGTTCTTATGTCACTTTCAAAGATGATATTCCTTCAGGTGGAGTGAGCTATCAACTTTCTCATGAGCATGAAATGTTATCTGGAGCTGTTATCTTCAACATGAAGCGACTGATTGGAAGGGTTGATACCGACCCAGTTGTTCACTCAAGCAAAAGCCTTCCTTTTCTGGTTCAGACATTGGACATCGGTGTTCGTCCGTTTATTGCAGCCTTGGTGAACAATGTTTGGAGATCCACTACGCCTGAAGAAGTTCTTGCTATATTTTTGGTTGAGTTAAGAGTCATGGCCGAATCTCAATTGAAGCGGCCTATAAGAAATGTCGTTTTGTCCATTCCAGTTTCGTTTAGTCGGTTTCAGTTGACTCGAATTGAACGAGCTTGTGCTATGGCTGGTCTTCATGTTCTTAGATTGATGCCTGAACCAACAGCTGTGGCATTACTATATgcacagcagcagcagcagatGATACATGACAATATGGGCAGTGGAAGTGAAAAGATCGCTCTCATCTTTAATATGGGTGCAGGGTATTGTGATGCTGCTGTAACAGCTACAGCTGGGGGAGTTTCTCAGATAAAAGCCTTAGCTGGAATAGCAACCGGAGGAGAAGACTTCCTTCAGAACATGATGCGCCATCTCTTGCCGAATTTTGATAACCTCTTCTCAAGCCGTGGAATTAATGAGATCAAGTCGATGGGGTTACTTCGAGTTGCAACTCAAGATGCCATACACAAGCTCTCTTTTGAAGAAAGTGTGCAAATTGATGTAGATTTGGGTAATGGGTTGAGAATATGTAAGCAGGTGAGCCGGGAAGAATTCGAAGAGGTAAACCAGAAGATATTTGAGAAGTGTGAGAGTCTCATAATCCAGTGCTTACATGATGCAAAGGTAGAGGCAGATGATCTGACTGACGTAATAGTCGTGGGTGGTTGTTCTcatattccaaaaataaaaaatcttgtCAAGAGTGTATGTAAAAGAGAACTTTACAAAGGTATGAACCCACTCGAAGCAGCAGTCTGCGGGACAGCACTGGAGGGAGCAGTAGCTTCAGGCATCAGTGATCCTTTTGGCAACTTGGACCTGTTAACCATTCAAGCCACACCTCTTGGAATAGGGATACGTGCTAATGGGAATTCATTTGTGCCCATTATACCTAGAAACACTACAATGCCTGCTCGCAAAGAACTGGTCTTCACAACCGTCAATGATAACCAGACTGAGGTATTGATAATTGTCCATGAGGGTGAAACAGAGAAGGCAGATGAGAATCATCTGCTTGGCTATTTCAAGATTAGTGGAATTCCACCGGCACCTAAAGGAGTTCCAGAAATAAATGTCTGCATGGATATTAATGCATCAAACGTGCTGAGAGTTTTGGCTGGAGTCATAATGCCGGGTTCTCAACAACCTGTAGTTCCCGTAATGGAAGTAAGGATGCCGACTGTTGATGACGGGCACGGTTGGTGTGCAGAAGCACTGCATAGAGCATATGGGTCTACTCTAGACTTGATGACTGTCCAGAAGAAATAA